In Archocentrus centrarchus isolate MPI-CPG fArcCen1 chromosome 21, fArcCen1, whole genome shotgun sequence, the following are encoded in one genomic region:
- the LOC115801096 gene encoding trace amine-associated receptor 13c-like, translating into MDTQGGAELCFPQLFNTSCKKPTIPLSQVVLFQILMPLISLLTVALNLLVIIAVSHFRQLHTPTNILLLSLAVTDFLVGFLSMPGDILRNTACWFSSQLTCSLYNYLSFFFPSVSVGNMVLISVDRYVAICDPLHYPTRITDRRVKLCVCLCWLCSVFYCYLIVGNNLIQPGVHNSCYGECIIFLDFIAGVVDLALSFIVPVTVIVVLYMRVFVVAVSQARAMRSHVTAVTLQLSVSRTPKKSELKAARTLGVLVLVFLICFCPYYCVSLLGEELLNSVSASIVFYLFDFHSFLNPLIYAMFYPWFRKAVKLIVTLQVLQPGSCEVSML; encoded by the exons ATGGATACACAGGGTGGAGCAGAGCTCTGCTTTCCACAACTCTTCAACACCTCTTGCAAGAAGCCTACAATTCCTCTGTCTCAAGTTGTGCTCTTTCAAATTCTGATGCCATTAATTTCTCTGCTCACTGTGGCTCTCAACCTGCTCGTCATCATCGCAGTCTCTCACTTCAG GCAGCTTCACACCCCCactaacatcctcctcctctctctggcgGTCACAGACTTTCTTGTTGGTTTCCTGTCTATGCCAGGAGATATCCTCCGAAACACAGCCTGCTGGTTTTCCAGTCAGCTCACATGTTCTCTGTATAATTATCTAtccttcttttttccctctgtttcaGTGGGAAACATGGTGCTGATATCAGTCGACCGCTATGTGGCTATTTGTGACCCTCTGCATTACCCCACCAGAATCACTGACAGAAGAGTTaaactctgtgtctgtctgtgttggctCTGCTCTGTTTTTTACTGCTATTTAATAGTAGGAAATAATCTGATTCAACCAGGCGTGCATAATTCCTGTTATGGAGAATGTATAATTTTCCTTGACTTCATTGCAGGAGTTGTTGATCTTGCTTTGTCCTTTATTGTTCCAGTTACTGTCATTGTAGTTCTGTATATGAGAGTGTTTGTGGTGGCCGTGTCTCAGGCCAGGGCCATGCGCTCTcatgttacagctgtcacactgcAGCTCTCAGTGAGTCGAACACCAAAGAAATCTGAGTTAAAAGCAGCCAGGACTCTTGGTGTTcttgttcttgtgtttctgaTATGTTTCTGCCCTTAttactgtgtttctcttttaggGGAAGAGTTGCTCAATAGTGTATCTGCATCTATTGTGTTCTATCTGTTTGATTTTCACTCCTTTCTTAACCCTTTGATCTATGCTATGTTCTACCCCTGGTTTAGAAAAGCTGTGAAACTAATTGTCACTCTGCAGGTACTGCAGCCTGGCTCCTGTGAGGTCAGCATGCTGTAG